One Ignisphaera sp. DNA window includes the following coding sequences:
- a CDS encoding FprA family A-type flavoprotein translates to MVKIYSNKIKDNIILLQLQDDETWYFESLWEIPEGVTYNAYLILEQNATILVDGWKYSYGEMFLEELRKFVDLKDIEYLIVHHMEPDHSGSLKQLIPHLSNKAKIVGHPLTRDLIKSFYGVDVNFYPIASETEMKVGNSTIKFYHVPWLHWPETIVSLYNNEVLFTCDAFGSFGIPSSIFFDDMPREEQERFLWYAQKYFADIIGHYIDWVAKAMQKLGEVIERTKIVAPAHGPLWRNAQKIVELYESWSSRKGVKGKLVVVYTSMYGFIKEMIDTIVSEASKLFNTIRIYKFTDVHRDLVSDMLGDLLDAEAVVLATATYDADVFPYAKYLIELLIAKTPKNKKVLVASNYGWGAVAGKKIATVLQSAGFKVVDVIEFRSGRLLDNIERLREGVEKLAQEL, encoded by the coding sequence ATGGTTAAAATCTACAGTAACAAGATTAAGGACAACATCATTTTACTTCAACTTCAAGATGATGAGACATGGTATTTTGAATCATTGTGGGAGATACCAGAGGGAGTTACATACAATGCCTATCTAATATTGGAGCAAAATGCGACAATACTTGTTGATGGCTGGAAGTATAGCTATGGTGAAATGTTTTTAGAGGAGTTAAGAAAATTTGTCGATTTAAAAGACATCGAATATCTTATTGTACATCATATGGAGCCTGATCATAGCGGCTCGCTAAAGCAATTAATACCCCATTTAAGCAATAAAGCGAAGATCGTTGGACATCCGCTTACAAGGGATTTGATAAAGAGTTTCTATGGTGTCGACGTAAACTTTTATCCCATTGCATCTGAAACGGAGATGAAGGTTGGTAATAGCACAATAAAGTTTTACCATGTTCCATGGCTTCACTGGCCCGAGACCATAGTTAGCCTATATAACAATGAGGTGTTATTCACATGTGATGCTTTTGGATCATTCGGAATACCATCCTCTATATTCTTCGATGATATGCCAAGAGAAGAGCAGGAAAGGTTTTTATGGTATGCACAAAAGTATTTTGCAGATATAATTGGTCATTACATAGACTGGGTCGCTAAAGCAATGCAGAAACTTGGAGAGGTTATCGAAAGGACAAAAATTGTTGCACCAGCACATGGACCTTTGTGGAGAAATGCTCAAAAAATAGTTGAGCTATATGAATCTTGGTCAAGCAGAAAAGGTGTTAAAGGAAAGCTTGTGGTTGTGTACACATCGATGTACGGCTTCATAAAAGAGATGATCGATACTATTGTTAGCGAAGCCTCAAAACTCTTCAATACAATTAGAATTTATAAGTTCACAGATGTACACAGAGATCTTGTAAGTGATATGCTTGGGGATCTTCTGGATGCAGAAGCAGTGGTATTAGCTACAGCGACATATGATGCAGATGTGTTTCCCTATGCGAAGTATTTAATAGAGCTTTTAATAGCCAAGACCCCAAAGAATAAAAAAGTTCTTGTAGCATCTAATTATGGTTGGGGGGCTGTAGCAGGAAAGAAGATTGCAACTGTTCTGCAGTCAGCGGGATTCAAAGTAGTGGATGTTATAGAATTTAGAAGTGGTAGATTGCTAGACAATATAGAGAGATTGAGAGAAGGTGTTGAAAAACTAGCCCAAGAGCTCTAA
- a CDS encoding Lrp/AsnC family transcriptional regulator, giving the protein MGEELDEKDKKIIERLSENARITYTELAKEIGLSDVAVIKRVKKLENRVIKRYTIVVDPRSLGFRVISLTGIDVDPDKLFSVIENIKSRYYVKGLWLTTGDHPLMTIIWARDEEEMAKIHKEIGELDGVKRVCPAIVLKTIKDIEKGFYID; this is encoded by the coding sequence ATGGGTGAGGAGCTTGATGAGAAAGATAAGAAGATAATTGAGCGGCTATCCGAAAATGCTAGGATAACCTATACAGAGCTTGCAAAGGAGATTGGATTAAGCGATGTGGCTGTTATTAAGAGGGTTAAAAAGCTTGAGAATAGAGTTATAAAGAGATATACAATAGTTGTTGACCCTCGAAGTCTAGGGTTCAGAGTAATCTCTTTAACAGGAATTGATGTGGATCCTGACAAGTTGTTTAGTGTAATCGAGAATATCAAAAGTAGATACTATGTAAAGGGTCTGTGGCTAACAACAGGTGACCACCCATTAATGACCATTATATGGGCTAGAGATGAAGAGGAGATGGCTAAGATACATAAAGAGATAGGAGAATTAGATGGAGTGAAAAGGGTTTGCCCAGCCATAGTGCTGAAGACTATAAAAGACATAGAGAAGGGGTTCTACATAGATTAG
- a CDS encoding DEAD/DEAH box helicase, whose protein sequence is MNIIDSERFLHDLGYDYIKEVEPSLEPPITHIAFKDVVPEFKEHGIWLADKPLYEHQYKALESLMRGENLVLISGTGSGKTEAWFLYFYKRFKEGKFKTIAVYPTLALANDQINRISIYCKAIGAKAVQLDAVNRDEMTKRFGVQGVRKAVGEADIVITNPAFLFHELKKYLVRPQSSLLYSLFKKVNMIIFDELDFYTPRGIALLLALIEILAETSDEKPQIVVLTATLANPDEMCTYLREKTGRVCSIVEGKPFRVENRLYIILGKDLYSAWNKLREVKNIITKKEVPEDIVRALEDFDFFKKNAYKVLQFLEALGIQTPSISLNIYEILSKYSTDHGVTLVFAKSIARAEEIAKTLRESIGDKVAAHHHLISKDLRKTIEDKARRGEIKIVVSPRTLMQGIDIGTIVRVVHIGLPENVREYLQREGRKGRRREIPFTETIVIPSSRWDWELLSKGFQAFEKWLSLPLEKTVINPRNKYIALFKGIAKILSPWYKSELTKEEYETLASIGVIRKDNSVSIRRAQWIWERINFYEFGPPYGIKRYLEHGEGSIRPLEPIGHCDLVERFQIGCLDPSEDAMVIRIDSGKSSRIVRSVVEKPLSKINIFSHDALAEAFEEYKYIKMRWGEEASFLRDIARGKLHSYVLAIVYTPRSGFGELKKIPNRVLWHLISSKPRIARAGDRYFVTYDRKVIYVPVSTFGEYRDFTYGMLFDVDDREDSTLLRMGLAFLMIVLRKVFGIPFETIMYSVEKIGEKKFFSLHEPEAAGLLENIDWIGVRKALEGYKPDDLDIVLLSQLDEIAYSDLINLGIDFTVLRDVAMRIVDYITLKNKMRAMFGGRRIIVSKPSKALRYISLEALSLVLEEEPLPKVLTGLAYFDGEEENVAADIYIKYPFTPPPKSLREFEERIEEAIYYSDFKLIVYDKETLSNELKMANLKRLATIVKENAIEVRQEITKLGIDAPSLLTIAESLSIEDPAFQDSTSKFLEAYKTLHEGKDENLLGISMDKLKDFVMARAKIVYLTHLVISSINPPPL, encoded by the coding sequence ATGAATATTATTGACAGTGAAAGATTCCTTCACGACCTTGGATATGACTACATAAAAGAGGTTGAACCTTCTCTCGAACCACCGATAACACACATAGCTTTTAAGGATGTTGTACCTGAGTTCAAAGAACATGGTATTTGGCTTGCAGATAAGCCTCTCTATGAGCATCAATATAAAGCACTAGAATCTCTAATGAGGGGAGAAAACCTAGTCCTTATTTCTGGAACAGGCTCTGGCAAGACAGAGGCATGGTTTCTATACTTCTATAAGAGATTTAAAGAGGGCAAATTCAAGACAATAGCTGTTTACCCAACACTTGCTCTTGCAAACGACCAGATCAATAGAATATCTATTTACTGCAAAGCAATTGGTGCAAAAGCGGTGCAACTTGATGCAGTTAACAGAGATGAGATGACAAAAAGATTTGGTGTTCAAGGCGTTAGAAAAGCTGTTGGCGAAGCTGATATAGTTATTACAAACCCTGCTTTTCTCTTTCATGAACTAAAAAAATATTTGGTTAGACCCCAGTCCTCACTTCTCTATAGCCTATTTAAAAAGGTTAACATGATTATATTTGATGAGCTTGATTTCTATACCCCCAGAGGTATAGCATTACTCCTTGCTCTTATTGAAATTCTTGCAGAAACAAGTGATGAAAAACCGCAGATAGTTGTTTTAACAGCCACGTTAGCTAATCCTGATGAGATGTGTACATATCTTAGGGAGAAAACCGGAAGAGTCTGTAGCATTGTAGAAGGAAAACCGTTTAGAGTTGAAAATAGACTTTACATAATCTTAGGAAAGGATCTATATAGTGCTTGGAATAAGCTAAGAGAGGTAAAAAACATTATTACGAAAAAAGAGGTTCCAGAGGATATCGTTAGGGCGTTAGAGGACTTCGATTTCTTCAAAAAGAACGCGTACAAGGTCCTTCAATTCCTTGAGGCACTTGGCATACAGACCCCCTCTATCTCTCTAAACATATATGAGATCTTATCAAAGTACTCTACAGACCATGGCGTTACACTTGTCTTCGCAAAAAGCATTGCAAGAGCAGAAGAGATAGCAAAAACCCTAAGAGAGAGCATAGGGGATAAGGTTGCGGCACACCACCACCTAATATCAAAGGATCTAAGAAAAACCATTGAAGATAAGGCAAGAAGGGGAGAGATAAAAATCGTTGTAAGCCCAAGAACACTTATGCAAGGGATAGACATAGGGACAATAGTTAGGGTTGTGCACATAGGTCTGCCAGAGAATGTCAGGGAATATCTCCAGAGAGAGGGTAGAAAAGGAAGACGCAGAGAAATACCATTTACAGAGACCATTGTAATACCATCTTCGCGATGGGACTGGGAGCTACTCTCTAAAGGATTCCAAGCATTCGAGAAATGGCTTTCACTACCCCTAGAAAAAACTGTTATAAATCCTAGAAACAAATACATCGCATTATTTAAAGGTATTGCAAAAATCCTTTCGCCTTGGTACAAATCAGAACTTACAAAAGAAGAATATGAAACCTTGGCAAGTATTGGTGTCATTAGGAAAGACAATTCTGTGAGCATTAGAAGAGCTCAATGGATTTGGGAGAGAATAAACTTCTACGAGTTTGGACCACCATATGGAATCAAAAGGTATTTGGAGCATGGAGAGGGCTCTATAAGGCCTCTCGAGCCTATAGGACATTGCGACCTTGTTGAAAGATTTCAGATAGGTTGTCTAGACCCATCTGAAGATGCTATGGTTATCAGGATTGATAGTGGTAAGAGCTCAAGGATTGTGAGAAGCGTTGTTGAAAAACCATTATCAAAGATAAACATATTTTCTCACGATGCATTAGCAGAGGCTTTTGAGGAGTACAAATATATTAAGATGAGGTGGGGAGAGGAGGCATCATTTCTAAGAGATATAGCAAGGGGTAAGCTACATAGCTATGTCCTAGCAATTGTATACACACCTAGAAGTGGGTTTGGAGAGCTGAAGAAAATTCCTAATAGGGTTCTATGGCATTTAATATCAAGTAAGCCGAGAATTGCTAGAGCAGGTGATAGATACTTTGTAACTTATGATAGGAAGGTTATATATGTTCCTGTTAGCACATTTGGAGAATATAGAGATTTCACCTATGGCATGCTCTTTGACGTTGACGACAGAGAGGATTCAACATTACTTAGAATGGGTTTAGCATTTCTCATGATAGTTCTTAGAAAAGTGTTTGGAATACCATTTGAAACTATTATGTATAGCGTTGAGAAGATTGGTGAGAAGAAATTCTTCTCTCTTCACGAGCCTGAGGCGGCCGGGCTTTTGGAAAACATTGATTGGATTGGCGTTAGGAAAGCTTTGGAGGGATACAAGCCAGATGATCTTGATATTGTACTTCTCTCACAACTAGATGAAATAGCATACAGTGATTTGATTAATCTGGGAATAGATTTTACTGTGTTAAGAGATGTTGCTATGAGGATAGTTGACTATATCACATTGAAGAATAAAATGAGGGCCATGTTTGGTGGAAGAAGGATTATTGTTTCAAAGCCAAGTAAGGCACTTAGATACATTTCTTTAGAGGCTCTCTCCCTTGTTTTAGAGGAAGAGCCATTGCCAAAGGTATTGACAGGGTTGGCATACTTTGATGGAGAAGAGGAGAATGTTGCTGCTGATATATATATAAAGTATCCATTTACCCCTCCACCTAAGTCTCTGAGGGAATTTGAAGAGAGAATTGAGGAGGCAATATACTACTCCGACTTTAAATTAATAGTCTATGATAAGGAGACTCTAAGCAATGAACTAAAGATGGCAAACTTGAAGAGGTTGGCCACCATAGTCAAGGAAAATGCTATTGAGGTGAGGCAAGAGATAACTAAGCTAGGTATTGACGCCCCATCGTTGCTGACCATAGCTGAAAGCCTTAGTATCGAAGATCCTGCTTTCCAAGATTCTACCTCAAAGTTTCTAGAGGCGTATAAAACTCTACATGAAGGGAAAGACGAGAATCTGTTAGGAATCTCTATGGATAAGTTAAAGGATTTTGTTATGGCGAGGGCAAAAATTGTTTATTTAACACATCTAGTCATCTCTTCAATTAATCCTCCCCCATTATAA
- a CDS encoding cation diffusion facilitator family transporter has product MHHIYASFVINAATLILKVIGFIGTNSASLIADIINDCGDTIGLGLIIFGVIIANRKKNTIAYPFGMSRALYVIGLISVSIIGGFLFATSFINSIYAFTSHRAINSNPRSITLVLIALILNSSNIMFIFKARKGFDIATAVTLLDGFADISGNLIAFISIATANPIIDSIGSFIITIIVLMSSIAVGYRYYLMLIGRAPPKEEMLKMVNAALSVPGVLDVNELRAVMLTEDEYLVILEVEVGEDTKIKDIEAFNRQIEMKIRKAVPRAKHVVIEFVSKRKEPPTYRKIIEEIKGLR; this is encoded by the coding sequence ATGCACCATATATATGCCTCATTTGTTATCAATGCTGCGACATTGATCCTAAAAGTAATTGGTTTTATTGGCACGAACTCAGCTTCCCTTATAGCTGATATAATAAATGATTGTGGCGATACAATTGGACTGGGGTTGATAATTTTTGGTGTGATTATTGCTAATAGAAAGAAAAATACTATTGCATATCCTTTTGGGATGAGCAGAGCTCTTTACGTCATTGGCTTAATATCTGTATCCATTATAGGTGGTTTTCTATTTGCAACATCATTCATAAACTCTATCTATGCTTTCACAAGCCATAGAGCAATAAATTCTAATCCCAGATCAATAACACTTGTTCTAATAGCTTTAATACTGAATAGTTCTAACATTATGTTCATATTCAAAGCAAGGAAAGGCTTTGACATTGCAACAGCCGTTACCTTACTGGATGGCTTTGCTGATATAAGTGGTAATCTGATAGCTTTCATATCCATTGCTACAGCAAATCCTATTATTGATTCAATTGGAAGCTTTATTATAACTATAATTGTTTTGATGTCCTCCATAGCGGTTGGTTATAGGTACTATCTAATGCTGATAGGTAGGGCGCCACCTAAAGAAGAGATGCTAAAAATGGTCAATGCTGCTTTATCTGTTCCAGGGGTGTTAGATGTTAATGAATTGAGAGCCGTTATGCTAACAGAAGATGAGTATCTGGTTATTCTCGAAGTTGAGGTAGGAGAAGACACCAAGATAAAGGATATAGAGGCCTTCAACAGACAAATAGAGATGAAAATTAGAAAAGCTGTTCCAAGAGCAAAACATGTAGTCATAGAATTTGTGTCCAAAAGAAAGGAGCCTCCAACATACAGAAAGATAATAGAGGAAATAAAAGGTTTGAGATAG
- a CDS encoding DEAD/DEAH box helicase produces the protein MSSSMLDDYRIVLRDIIIDGLKEKGYSSFTPPQIEALKTGFLRGGNIVVCAPTASGKTLIGEIALVNAFLNGFKGIYTTPLKALAYEKYNEFSFWEKYGAKVAISMGDYEVTEEEVKRLGQYNIIVTTYERLDSILRRRPPWIKNVGLIVIDELHMLGDESRGHIVEMIATRAKILGIQVIGLSATIGNPEELASWLNAKLVKSSWRPVKLYEVPTYKTSDGSFIMFFPRELNSNGSPVIVDDVTRYWIERAIKEGFNVLEFKYSRKGVEELAEQYKDVVCSCLNNDDKKRLELLVQEMRTELPDFEYEKLEHLIRCGVSYHHAGLTPEARRVIEKAFRDRIIKYLSATPTLAMGVNLPARVVIINSYYYSGGGREKISVLEYKQLAGRAGRPQYDPYGIVIVAKDIRNAREAEYYIRSVPEPITSTLLSESALRRHVLAVIASGEASTLNDIMVFFSNTFAAMKMGRDVLSKKISKILELLEELNMVRSRRIANTSLYEATKLGTVTSMLYIDPLTAAIIVEGLRRAEKVSELYYLSLIGMTPDFSDVNVGRGARKAYYDLIESYAISKQLPDEELEQMFADRKIDWVRGAMIGLILTDWVNEVPERRIIEKYGIEAGDLRVIKENGEWLTYSAAVIANTLNMQSHSKELFKLVERVEQGVKEDALELVKIRYVGRVRARIMINNGIRNIEDVINKEHLVVRLFGDGWGKKIVEEARKMRNRG, from the coding sequence TTGAGTTCATCGATGTTAGATGATTATAGAATTGTGCTTAGGGATATTATAATTGATGGTTTGAAGGAGAAGGGATACTCAAGTTTCACACCTCCCCAGATAGAGGCCTTGAAAACGGGGTTCCTAAGAGGAGGTAACATTGTTGTGTGTGCTCCTACGGCAAGCGGTAAGACGTTGATTGGCGAGATAGCTCTTGTGAATGCCTTTTTGAATGGTTTTAAAGGTATATATACAACGCCTTTGAAGGCCCTTGCTTACGAGAAATATAATGAGTTTTCCTTCTGGGAGAAATACGGTGCAAAAGTAGCTATATCGATGGGGGATTATGAGGTTACTGAAGAGGAGGTGAAGAGGCTTGGTCAATACAACATAATTGTCACGACATATGAGAGGCTAGACTCTATTTTGAGGAGGAGACCGCCTTGGATAAAGAATGTGGGTTTGATTGTCATTGACGAGCTTCATATGCTTGGTGATGAAAGTAGGGGGCATATAGTCGAGATGATAGCGACTAGGGCTAAGATCCTGGGTATTCAAGTGATAGGGCTTTCAGCAACTATTGGAAATCCTGAAGAGCTTGCATCATGGTTAAATGCCAAGCTGGTTAAATCATCTTGGAGACCAGTGAAGCTATATGAAGTGCCAACATACAAAACAAGTGATGGTTCTTTCATAATGTTTTTTCCAAGGGAATTGAACAGCAATGGATCTCCTGTGATTGTAGATGATGTTACGCGATATTGGATTGAGAGAGCCATTAAGGAGGGGTTCAACGTTTTAGAATTCAAGTACTCGAGGAAAGGTGTTGAAGAGTTGGCTGAACAATACAAGGATGTTGTATGCAGTTGCTTGAATAATGATGATAAGAAGAGGCTGGAATTGCTAGTCCAGGAAATGAGAACGGAACTTCCAGATTTTGAATATGAGAAGCTTGAGCATCTAATAAGATGTGGCGTTTCTTATCATCATGCTGGTTTAACTCCCGAGGCAAGGAGGGTTATTGAGAAAGCTTTTAGAGATAGGATAATTAAGTACCTATCCGCAACGCCAACACTTGCAATGGGGGTTAACCTACCAGCACGTGTTGTGATAATAAACTCCTATTACTATAGCGGGGGTGGGAGAGAGAAGATAAGTGTTTTAGAATACAAACAGCTTGCTGGGAGGGCTGGGAGGCCCCAGTACGACCCCTACGGAATTGTTATCGTGGCTAAGGATATTAGAAATGCTAGGGAGGCTGAGTACTACATAAGAAGCGTTCCAGAGCCTATAACCTCTACATTGCTAAGCGAATCGGCTTTGAGAAGACATGTCCTAGCTGTTATAGCCTCTGGAGAGGCCAGCACGTTGAATGACATAATGGTTTTCTTCTCCAATACCTTTGCCGCTATGAAGATGGGCAGGGATGTCCTCAGTAAGAAGATATCTAAGATTTTAGAGTTGTTAGAGGAGCTCAATATGGTTAGAAGCAGAAGGATTGCAAATACCAGCTTATATGAGGCAACCAAGTTAGGGACTGTGACCTCAATGCTCTATATAGACCCGTTAACAGCGGCAATAATAGTTGAGGGACTTAGAAGAGCTGAGAAGGTCTCAGAGCTTTACTACCTCTCGCTAATTGGTATGACACCAGACTTTAGCGACGTTAACGTTGGAAGGGGTGCAAGAAAAGCCTACTATGACTTGATAGAAAGCTATGCCATATCTAAGCAATTGCCTGATGAGGAGCTAGAGCAGATGTTTGCAGATCGTAAGATAGATTGGGTGAGGGGTGCTATGATAGGGCTTATACTGACTGATTGGGTGAATGAGGTTCCAGAAAGGAGGATAATCGAGAAATATGGTATAGAGGCAGGGGATCTAAGGGTAATTAAAGAAAATGGGGAGTGGCTAACATACTCAGCTGCTGTAATAGCGAACACACTTAATATGCAATCACACTCGAAAGAGCTTTTCAAGTTAGTTGAGAGGGTTGAACAGGGCGTAAAGGAAGATGCTCTAGAGCTTGTCAAAATACGATATGTTGGCAGGGTAAGGGCAAGGATCATGATAAACAATGGTATTAGAAATATTGAAGATGTTATAAATAAAGAGCATCTTGTGGTTAGGCTGTTTGGCGATGGATGGGGGAAGAAAATAGTTGAAGAAGCGAGGAAGATGAGAAATAGAGGTTAG
- a CDS encoding SLC13 family permease, translating to MRTMYKIVIVLIALLVTSFALMYFIYVGYDQIGSEIAKEWCSERNLNVSNDALCIDELNSMHSIISQSLTLALFFLVIALTVISMEWRTGAAILAAMPLLILGIVPPQYLINAVSWDLILFLIGSMVLSGILRELGVFRYLALRIVEVSRSNTVILLVLISLMAFILSAVLGEVTSIIYVTMLILEIGAIIHLDVTPLIILSVLATNTGSVALPIGNPIGVYLLFRTDMSVTQFIRNSFPLAIIDLVVLLIAIMLVEKSIVRELRKRLEKSKHRIEAYITRHRIELSSNNVANHMPKRVLLGLIILSLFILTVALNDFIVEALTNIFKTYIEPHAFLSFIPYIYIVVTLITAIPLSEVSKFVERSVEWPSLLFFIFLFMFGYMLTYTGVMAKLAYAFSRLSTAPIALLSIMLFSSSLLSSILDNLSVIVAFTPIAMTFNSIGLVNSSIYFALLFGGVFGGNYTPVGSTANIIAVSLAEKRKIKISWGKWLKIALITTTLQILIALAWLYIISYVL from the coding sequence ATGAGAACAATGTATAAGATTGTTATCGTGTTAATAGCATTGCTCGTAACATCTTTTGCACTTATGTATTTTATTTATGTAGGATATGATCAAATCGGTTCTGAAATAGCTAAGGAATGGTGTAGCGAAAGAAACTTGAATGTATCTAACGATGCTCTATGTATAGACGAGCTCAACTCAATGCATAGTATTATATCACAGAGTTTAACCTTAGCTCTATTCTTTTTAGTGATAGCATTGACTGTTATCAGTATGGAGTGGCGAACAGGAGCGGCCATACTTGCGGCCATGCCCCTGCTAATTCTTGGTATAGTCCCGCCGCAGTACCTAATAAACGCTGTTTCATGGGATCTCATACTGTTTTTGATTGGGTCTATGGTTCTAAGCGGAATTTTAAGAGAGCTTGGAGTCTTTCGATACTTGGCTCTAAGGATTGTGGAGGTCTCTAGGAGCAACACTGTTATTTTATTGGTTCTAATCTCGCTTATGGCATTCATTCTATCTGCTGTTTTAGGTGAGGTAACAAGCATAATATATGTTACCATGCTTATACTTGAAATAGGTGCGATAATCCATCTAGATGTCACACCACTAATAATACTATCTGTATTGGCTACAAACACAGGCAGTGTTGCACTACCTATAGGCAATCCTATTGGTGTTTACCTCCTATTCAGAACAGATATGAGTGTCACACAATTCATCAGAAATTCTTTTCCGCTTGCCATCATAGATCTTGTGGTGCTGTTAATAGCTATAATGCTTGTCGAAAAATCTATAGTGAGGGAATTGAGAAAGAGATTGGAGAAATCGAAACATAGAATAGAGGCTTATATAACACGCCATAGAATAGAGTTGAGTAGCAACAATGTTGCGAATCACATGCCTAAGAGGGTTCTTCTAGGTTTGATAATACTAAGTCTATTTATATTAACAGTTGCTTTAAACGATTTTATTGTTGAGGCCTTGACAAACATTTTCAAGACATATATCGAACCACATGCCTTTCTATCCTTTATTCCGTATATATACATAGTAGTAACCTTGATAACTGCTATCCCATTAAGTGAAGTTTCAAAGTTTGTTGAAAGGTCTGTCGAATGGCCTTCTCTACTCTTCTTCATATTCCTGTTTATGTTTGGCTACATGCTTACATACACTGGTGTGATGGCCAAGCTCGCCTATGCTTTCTCACGTTTAAGCACTGCCCCAATAGCGCTTTTATCCATAATGCTGTTTTCATCAAGTCTACTCAGCTCTATACTTGATAATCTGTCTGTCATAGTAGCTTTTACACCTATAGCAATGACCTTCAATAGCATAGGACTTGTCAATAGTTCAATATACTTCGCATTACTTTTTGGAGGTGTTTTCGGAGGAAACTACACACCCGTGGGATCCACAGCCAATATAATTGCTGTTTCCCTAGCCGAAAAGAGAAAAATCAAGATTTCGTGGGGAAAGTGGCTCAAGATAGCCTTGATCACAACAACACTTCAAATTTTGATTGCGCTTGCATGGCTCTATATAATTAGCTATGTGCTATAA
- a CDS encoding Lrp/AsnC family transcriptional regulator: MLDDLDKAIINMLIEDCSRSVRDIAKAVGKSPSLVLKRVRRLYDVGLIKRCEASIDYSKLGYNLMALILLKVDGAHIEDVERELAKESRVRGVYDVTGEYDIAILALFKDVNDLNSFIKRILKNPYIKESVTSVIFKAIKDEKNIEYFK, from the coding sequence GTGCTAGATGACTTGGATAAAGCAATTATAAATATGCTTATAGAAGATTGTAGTAGAAGTGTTAGAGATATTGCAAAAGCTGTTGGAAAATCACCATCGCTTGTTTTGAAAAGGGTTAGGAGACTCTACGATGTAGGATTGATAAAACGTTGTGAGGCTTCTATAGACTATTCAAAGCTTGGATATAATCTTATGGCGCTTATACTACTTAAAGTTGATGGAGCACACATAGAAGATGTCGAGCGTGAATTAGCCAAAGAGTCGAGGGTTAGAGGGGTCTATGACGTAACTGGAGAGTACGACATAGCCATTCTAGCATTATTCAAAGATGTTAATGATCTAAATTCATTCATTAAACGAATCTTGAAGAACCCATACATCAAAGAGAGTGTGACCAGCGTTATATTTAAAGCTATTAAAGATGAGAAAAACATAGAGTATTTTAAGTGA